A single Myxococcota bacterium DNA region contains:
- the sppA gene encoding signal peptide peptidase SppA: MYTPIDLGSLGGPGEFQETVVEGSSGPKIVMLEISGVISDNEERTTLGLGERPSMVAETKSVLERAADNGDVAALLVRINSPGGSVSASDTLYHEIKAWKEANKKPVYAYMNGLATSGAYYLSMAADRVIAHPTAVTGSIGVIMPGLSIEGLMDKYGVADQTLTSGPYKDTGSLFRDMRPDERKYMQSVIDDLYGRFTSVVAQGRPQLDPAKIKELADGRVYSANQALAAGLIDEIGYVDDAVEQLQKKLGAKETRLIVYHRSNSIQDNIYSRSPDLSLHALDAALSALRRAALAPGFYYIWPRYLY; encoded by the coding sequence TTGTACACCCCGATCGACCTCGGGTCACTCGGCGGCCCGGGTGAGTTCCAGGAGACGGTGGTCGAGGGCTCCTCGGGCCCGAAGATCGTCATGCTCGAGATCTCGGGAGTCATCTCCGACAACGAGGAGCGCACCACGCTCGGGCTGGGCGAGAGGCCGAGCATGGTGGCCGAGACCAAGAGCGTGCTCGAGCGGGCCGCCGACAACGGCGACGTGGCGGCGCTGCTCGTGCGCATCAACTCGCCGGGCGGGTCGGTGTCGGCCAGCGACACGCTGTACCACGAGATCAAGGCCTGGAAGGAAGCCAACAAGAAGCCCGTGTACGCCTACATGAACGGGCTCGCGACCTCGGGCGCCTACTACCTGTCGATGGCGGCGGACCGCGTGATCGCGCATCCGACCGCGGTCACCGGCTCGATCGGCGTGATCATGCCGGGGCTCAGCATCGAGGGGCTGATGGACAAGTACGGCGTCGCGGACCAGACGCTGACCAGCGGCCCGTACAAGGACACCGGCTCACTCTTCCGCGACATGCGGCCCGACGAGCGCAAGTACATGCAGTCGGTGATCGACGACCTGTACGGACGTTTCACCAGCGTGGTCGCGCAGGGCCGGCCACAGCTCGACCCGGCCAAGATCAAGGAGCTCGCGGACGGCCGCGTGTACAGCGCGAACCAGGCGCTCGCGGCGGGCCTGATCGACGAGATCGGCTACGTCGACGACGCCGTCGAGCAGCTGCAGAAGAAGCTCGGCGCCAAGGAGACGCGCCTGATCGTGTACCACCGCTCGAACAGCATCCAGGACAACATCTACAGCCGCTCACCCGATCTCTCGCTGCACGCGCTGGACGCCGCGCTCTCCGCGCTGCGCCGCGCCGCGCTCGCGCCAGGCTTCTACTACATCTGGCCCAGATATCTCTACTGA
- a CDS encoding LLM class F420-dependent oxidoreductase — protein MRLGLTVGYSGRGMGMPLELILEAERLGFDSVWTAEAYGSDAITPLAWIGAQTTRIRLGTAIMQIPARTPAMCAMTAMTLDALSGGRFILGLGPSGPQVVEGWHGVAYGKPLTRTREYIQIIRQILKREQPAEFHGEEYDLPYTGEGATGLGKPLKSILHGRADLPIYTAAIGPAGVRTAAEVADGFFPIWMSPEKWSVFAPHVEEGFKKAGGGKSLANFDVAPFVTCVVGDDLEKCRNAVKPMLALYIGGMGARGKNFYNDYAKRLGYEEAAVKIQDAFLAGDRNTAMAAVPNALVDEVALIGSRERIRDRISAWKSSPVGTMCLGTGQIEAVRAVAEAVL, from the coding sequence GTGCGGCTCGGACTGACCGTCGGATACTCGGGCAGAGGCATGGGCATGCCGCTCGAATTGATTCTCGAAGCGGAGCGACTCGGGTTCGACTCTGTGTGGACTGCAGAGGCGTACGGCTCGGATGCAATCACCCCGCTGGCCTGGATCGGGGCTCAGACCACACGCATTCGGCTCGGTACTGCGATCATGCAGATCCCCGCGCGCACGCCCGCAATGTGCGCGATGACTGCGATGACCCTGGATGCACTCTCTGGGGGCCGTTTCATCCTCGGCCTCGGACCGTCCGGTCCGCAGGTCGTCGAGGGCTGGCACGGTGTTGCATACGGAAAGCCACTCACACGCACGCGCGAGTACATCCAGATCATTCGCCAGATTCTGAAACGCGAGCAGCCCGCCGAGTTTCACGGCGAGGAGTACGACCTCCCCTATACGGGGGAGGGCGCTACGGGCCTGGGAAAGCCACTCAAGAGCATTCTGCACGGCCGCGCGGACTTACCGATCTACACTGCGGCGATCGGGCCCGCGGGAGTCAGGACCGCCGCCGAGGTCGCAGACGGCTTCTTCCCGATCTGGATGTCTCCCGAGAAGTGGTCGGTGTTCGCGCCCCACGTCGAGGAAGGCTTCAAGAAGGCCGGGGGCGGCAAGAGTCTCGCCAACTTCGACGTCGCGCCGTTCGTGACCTGCGTGGTCGGCGACGACCTGGAGAAGTGTAGAAACGCGGTGAAGCCGATGCTGGCGCTGTACATCGGCGGGATGGGCGCGCGCGGCAAGAACTTCTACAACGACTACGCCAAGAGACTCGGCTACGAGGAGGCGGCGGTGAAGATCCAGGACGCCTTCCTCGCGGGCGACCGGAACACGGCCATGGCCGCGGTCCCGAACGCGCTGGTGGATGAGGTGGCGCTCATTGGCTCGCGCGAGCGGATTCGCGACCGTATCTCCGCATGGAAGTCTTCGCCGGTCGGGACGATGTGTCTGGGCACGGGCCAGATCGAGGCCGTGCGCGCCGTAGCCGAAGCCGTGCTCTAG
- a CDS encoding Hsp33 family molecular chaperone HslO gives MRTVSADGGLSLRALVATPLVAEAAARHRTAPTASAALGRALMGAVLLASGAQDGETLQLQFRGDGPLGQVTAIADHGGRVRGYVCDPSVHPPPKDGKLDVAAAVGRGILAVVRYRPGWREPYTGIVPLQSGEIAEDIAHYLAASEQTPSALAAGVFVESDGGIGAAGGYLVQTLPGVDEAVLARLEVTIRGLPAPTALIRSGLGADGLLDALLAGIGGRARERSTPAFHCGCSAEKVRRAVSLLGRDETRAIASRREDVEVRCEFCATEYRLAPDEVGALLPDA, from the coding sequence GTGCGCACGGTGTCCGCCGACGGCGGGCTCTCCCTGCGCGCGCTCGTCGCGACGCCCCTGGTGGCCGAGGCCGCGGCGCGCCACCGCACCGCGCCCACGGCGAGCGCGGCGCTCGGGCGTGCGCTGATGGGTGCCGTGCTGCTCGCGTCGGGCGCGCAGGATGGCGAGACACTCCAGCTGCAGTTCCGAGGCGATGGACCACTCGGTCAAGTAACCGCGATCGCGGACCACGGCGGCCGGGTGCGCGGCTACGTCTGCGATCCGTCGGTGCACCCGCCGCCGAAGGACGGGAAGCTCGACGTCGCCGCGGCCGTGGGGCGCGGGATCCTCGCGGTCGTGCGCTACCGGCCAGGCTGGCGCGAGCCCTACACGGGCATCGTGCCGCTGCAGTCGGGCGAGATCGCCGAGGACATCGCGCACTATCTGGCCGCGAGCGAGCAGACGCCGTCCGCGCTGGCCGCGGGCGTGTTCGTCGAGAGCGACGGCGGCATCGGGGCCGCGGGCGGCTATCTCGTGCAGACGCTGCCCGGGGTCGACGAAGCGGTGCTCGCGCGACTGGAGGTCACCATCCGCGGCTTGCCCGCGCCGACCGCGCTGATCCGTTCCGGGCTCGGCGCCGACGGCCTGCTCGACGCGCTGCTGGCCGGGATCGGCGGGCGCGCGCGCGAGCGCTCGACCCCCGCGTTCCACTGCGGCTGCAGCGCCGAGAAGGTGCGCCGCGCGGTGTCACTCCTCGGCCGCGACGAGACGCGCGCGATCGCGAGCCGGCGCGAGGACGTCGAGGTGCGCTGCGAGTTCTGCGCCACCGAATACCGGCTCGCGCCCGACGAGGTCGGAGCGCTGCTGCCGGACGCCTGA
- a CDS encoding (Fe-S)-binding protein produces MRVQLFIPCYVDQLAPQVGLASVTLLERLGCSVDFDPRQTCCGQPFVTTGARAEAASLARRHLDVFRGSDPIVCPSASCVATVRQRYRELVEPGAARELAARTFELGEFIVRVLNRSDVGARFPHRVALLESCHGLRELGLGWPSERTARAPGPGLTESLLRRVAGLELCPVERRDECCGFGGAFSVEYPELSGRIGRAKLDALERSGAEFVTGTDVSCLLHLDGLRRREGRGPRALHLAEILASEAGA; encoded by the coding sequence GTGCGCGTGCAGCTGTTCATTCCCTGCTACGTCGACCAGCTCGCGCCGCAAGTGGGGCTCGCCAGCGTGACGCTGCTCGAGCGCCTGGGCTGCAGCGTCGACTTCGACCCGCGGCAGACCTGCTGCGGCCAGCCGTTCGTGACCACGGGCGCGCGCGCCGAGGCCGCGAGCCTGGCCCGGCGGCACCTGGACGTGTTCCGCGGCAGCGACCCGATCGTCTGTCCATCCGCGAGCTGCGTCGCGACCGTGCGCCAGCGCTACCGCGAGCTCGTCGAGCCCGGCGCAGCGCGTGAGCTCGCCGCGCGCACCTTCGAGCTGGGCGAGTTCATCGTGCGCGTGTTGAACCGCAGCGACGTCGGCGCGCGCTTTCCGCACCGCGTGGCGCTGCTCGAGAGCTGTCACGGGCTGCGCGAGCTCGGGCTCGGCTGGCCCAGCGAGCGCACCGCGCGCGCGCCGGGGCCGGGGCTGACCGAGTCACTGCTGCGGCGCGTGGCCGGGCTCGAGCTGTGCCCCGTCGAGCGGCGCGACGAGTGCTGCGGCTTCGGCGGGGCGTTCTCGGTCGAGTATCCCGAGCTCTCGGGCCGTATCGGCCGCGCCAAGCTCGACGCGCTCGAGCGCAGCGGCGCGGAGTTCGTGACCGGCACCGACGTGAGCTGCCTCTTGCACCTCGACGGGCTGCGCCGGCGCGAGGGCAGGGGACCGCGCGCGCTGCACCTGGCCGAGATCCTGGCCAGCGAGGCGGGCGCATGA
- a CDS encoding lactate utilization protein B, whose amino-acid sequence MTFSLDRRAAELLPRGERLAAHAAAVGALRDKRDAAGRAEPDFERLREQARAIKAHTLDHLDVYLERFEARAQQAGARVHFAADAAELRRVVTELLVAKGARRVVKSKSMLTEECALNPHLERAGIEVVDTDLGERIVQLGHEPPSHIIMPAIHRTRGDIGALFERELASAPGDTDPGRLTAAARRDLRARFLAADAAISGANFAVAETGTVVIVTNEGNADLGSALAPVHIACLGIEKLVPALPDLAVFLRLLARSATGQPISAYTTLMTGPRRGAELHVVLVDNGRTRLLADPAHRSALSCIRCGACLNTCPVYRRAGGHAYGWALPGPIGAVLAPVLAPDAEQRSLPFASSLCGSCSAVCPVKIDLHDQLLAWRGSDSVPVAPPPGTRLAAAALRHPLAYRAVALAARLVWPWLGRLRVGPARAWLASRELPEHPGESFRARMRARR is encoded by the coding sequence ATGACTTTCTCGCTCGACCGGCGCGCCGCCGAGCTCCTGCCCCGCGGCGAACGGCTCGCGGCGCACGCTGCGGCGGTCGGCGCGCTGCGCGACAAGCGCGACGCCGCGGGCCGCGCCGAGCCCGACTTCGAGCGGCTGCGCGAGCAGGCGCGCGCGATCAAGGCGCACACGCTCGACCACCTGGACGTGTACCTCGAGCGCTTCGAGGCGCGCGCCCAGCAGGCGGGCGCGCGCGTCCACTTCGCGGCGGACGCCGCCGAGCTGCGGCGGGTCGTGACTGAGCTGCTCGTGGCGAAGGGCGCGCGCCGGGTCGTGAAGTCGAAGTCGATGCTGACCGAGGAGTGCGCGCTGAACCCGCACCTCGAGCGCGCGGGCATCGAGGTGGTCGACACCGACCTGGGCGAGCGCATCGTGCAGCTCGGCCACGAGCCGCCTTCGCACATCATCATGCCCGCGATCCACCGCACGCGCGGCGACATCGGCGCGCTGTTCGAGCGAGAGCTCGCTTCGGCTCCCGGCGACACGGACCCGGGGCGACTCACCGCTGCCGCGCGCCGCGACCTGCGGGCGCGCTTCCTCGCCGCCGATGCGGCGATCAGCGGCGCCAACTTCGCGGTCGCCGAGACCGGCACGGTGGTGATCGTGACGAACGAAGGCAACGCCGACCTCGGCAGCGCGCTCGCGCCGGTGCACATCGCGTGTCTGGGCATCGAGAAGCTGGTGCCGGCGCTGCCCGACCTGGCGGTCTTCCTGCGCCTGCTCGCGCGCAGCGCGACGGGTCAGCCGATCTCGGCTTACACGACGCTCATGACCGGCCCGCGGCGCGGCGCCGAGCTGCACGTGGTGCTGGTCGACAACGGCCGCACGCGCCTGCTCGCGGACCCGGCACATCGCTCCGCGCTCTCCTGCATCCGCTGCGGCGCGTGTCTCAACACCTGCCCGGTGTACCGCCGGGCGGGGGGACATGCGTACGGCTGGGCGCTGCCCGGGCCGATCGGCGCGGTGCTCGCGCCCGTGCTGGCGCCGGACGCGGAGCAGCGCAGCCTGCCGTTCGCGTCGAGCTTGTGCGGCTCGTGCAGCGCGGTGTGTCCGGTGAAGATCGACCTGCACGATCAGCTCCTGGCCTGGCGCGGAAGTGACTCCGTGCCGGTCGCTCCGCCGCCCGGCACGCGCCTGGCCGCGGCGGCGCTGCGCCACCCGCTCGCGTACCGCGCCGTGGCGCTCGCGGCACGGCTCGTGTGGCCGTGGCTCGGGCGGCTGCGCGTCGGACCTGCGCGCGCGTGGCTCGCCTCGCGCGAGCTGCCGGAGCACCCGGGCGAGAGCTTCCGCGCGCGCATGCGGGCACGGCGATGA
- a CDS encoding LUD domain-containing protein, whose amino-acid sequence MSARDEILARVRAAVSHVVAAPGPFEPARRRADFAAFGAQLAAAGGQALGPFAAAELAARVTERCRELGASGRIVASDAALLRLGAGPWQPIQPDAPPHAAADVAVAVLCGALGVAENGAVGLDGREASPRALPVLCEHLVLLLETRRIVPDMHAALASLPEGALAQHHFTFVAGPSKTADIEGELVLGAHGARSLSVLGIA is encoded by the coding sequence ATGAGCGCTCGCGACGAGATCCTGGCGCGCGTGCGCGCGGCGGTGAGTCACGTCGTGGCTGCGCCAGGGCCCTTCGAGCCCGCGCGGCGCCGCGCCGACTTCGCAGCCTTCGGCGCGCAGCTCGCCGCGGCGGGCGGGCAGGCGCTCGGCCCGTTCGCGGCGGCGGAGCTCGCGGCACGGGTCACCGAGCGCTGTCGGGAGCTCGGCGCGAGCGGGCGCATCGTGGCGAGCGATGCGGCGCTGCTCCGGCTGGGCGCCGGCCCCTGGCAGCCGATCCAGCCGGATGCGCCGCCGCACGCCGCGGCCGACGTGGCGGTCGCGGTGCTGTGCGGGGCGCTCGGCGTGGCCGAGAACGGCGCGGTCGGGCTCGATGGCCGCGAGGCGAGCCCCCGCGCGCTGCCCGTGCTGTGCGAGCACCTGGTGCTCCTGCTCGAGACACGCCGCATCGTGCCCGACATGCACGCAGCGCTGGCCAGCCTGCCCGAGGGCGCGCTCGCGCAGCACCACTTCACGTTCGTGGCGGGGCCGTCGAAGACCGCCGACATCGAGGGCGAGCTGGTGCTCGGCGCGCACGGCGCGCGCTCACTCAGCGTGCTCGGCATCGCATGA
- a CDS encoding MFS transporter — protein MSAAEDGEGAGDDSRFAVFREAPFRWFALSRFFSGTAMTLLGSAVAWHVYGLTHQPAQLGIVGLIRFLPSLLFSLPAGAVADTIERRRLIQMAQVVPLLCSSTLCLLSATDRIGLPVLYGAVLLAATAGVFEQPARASLLPQLVSRERFPRAVTLMSTLLFLGFATGPVLTGFATGHFGIAAAYGLHAVLVAISISSLTRLPRLPRVANPARVTWGAIVEGIRYVWHNPVVLGCMTLDMFAVVLGGATALLPAYARDILHVGADGYGLLSGSLEIGSLAMSSLLVFRPGFRRAGRALLWGVVAYGLATIAFGVSRSYALSVACYMMVGMADAVSVVLRSTMIQLATPDALRGRVSSVNFIFIGASNNIGQAESGFLAELTSPTFAVVFGGFGCLFVAAVVAWRIPELRRYRLAE, from the coding sequence ATGAGCGCGGCGGAGGACGGCGAGGGCGCCGGCGACGACTCGCGCTTCGCGGTCTTTCGCGAAGCGCCCTTCCGCTGGTTCGCGCTCAGTCGCTTCTTCTCGGGCACCGCGATGACGTTGCTCGGCTCGGCCGTGGCCTGGCACGTGTACGGTCTGACGCACCAGCCCGCGCAGCTCGGGATCGTCGGCCTGATTCGCTTCCTGCCGTCGCTCTTGTTCAGCCTGCCCGCGGGCGCGGTCGCCGACACGATCGAGCGGCGGCGGCTGATCCAGATGGCGCAGGTCGTGCCGCTCCTGTGCTCGTCGACCCTGTGTCTCCTGTCGGCGACCGACCGCATCGGTCTGCCCGTCCTCTACGGCGCCGTCTTGCTCGCGGCCACCGCGGGCGTGTTCGAGCAGCCCGCGCGCGCGTCGCTCCTGCCGCAGCTCGTCTCGCGCGAGCGCTTCCCGCGCGCGGTCACGCTGATGTCGACCCTCTTGTTCCTGGGCTTCGCGACCGGCCCGGTGCTGACGGGCTTCGCGACCGGGCACTTCGGCATCGCCGCAGCCTATGGCCTGCACGCCGTGCTGGTGGCGATCTCGATCTCGTCGCTCACCCGGCTGCCCCGGCTGCCGCGCGTGGCGAACCCGGCGCGAGTCACCTGGGGCGCGATCGTCGAGGGCATCCGCTACGTGTGGCACAACCCGGTCGTGCTCGGCTGCATGACGCTCGACATGTTCGCGGTGGTGCTGGGCGGCGCCACGGCGCTGCTTCCGGCCTACGCGCGCGACATCCTGCACGTGGGCGCCGACGGCTACGGGCTCCTGTCGGGCTCGCTCGAAATCGGCTCGCTCGCCATGTCGAGCCTGCTCGTCTTCCGGCCGGGCTTCCGGCGCGCGGGTCGGGCGCTCTTGTGGGGCGTGGTCGCGTACGGTCTGGCGACGATCGCCTTCGGAGTGTCTCGCAGCTACGCCCTGTCGGTGGCCTGCTACATGATGGTCGGCATGGCCGACGCCGTGAGCGTGGTGCTGCGCAGCACCATGATCCAGCTGGCCACCCCCGACGCGCTGCGCGGGCGCGTGAGCTCGGTGAACTTCATCTTCATCGGGGCCTCGAACAACATCGGGCAGGCCGAGTCGGGCTTCCTGGCGGAGCTGACCAGCCCGACCTTCGCCGTCGTGTTCGGCGGCTTCGGGTGTCTCTTCGTCGCGGCCGTCGTGGCCTGGCGCATTCCCGAGCTGCGCCGCTACCGACTGGCGGAGTGA
- a CDS encoding WS/DGAT domain-containing protein: MWRRADVAALELAGLDAPPSLLGARLQAFVPVAPRLPGVALEVTLTRVADRMSVSLCSDASRVPDLAPLADATAAAFDELRRAAAQPPARKGRAAGRPRRTRPHLEAEA; encoded by the coding sequence GTGTGGCGCCGTGCCGACGTCGCCGCGCTCGAGCTCGCGGGCCTCGACGCGCCGCCCTCACTGCTGGGCGCGCGCCTGCAAGCGTTCGTTCCCGTCGCGCCGCGGCTGCCGGGCGTGGCGCTGGAAGTCACGTTGACTCGGGTGGCGGACCGCATGAGCGTGTCGCTCTGCTCCGACGCGTCGCGCGTGCCCGACCTGGCGCCGCTGGCCGACGCGACCGCGGCCGCGTTCGACGAGCTGCGCCGTGCCGCAGCGCAGCCACCGGCGCGCAAAGGCCGCGCGGCGGGCCGCCCGCGGCGCACGCGCCCTCACCTGGAAGCGGAGGCCTGA